CATGAATTTTGATATTGATGTCCGTGATGTCAATATTTTCCCCTGTCATGCACGGGTCAAGGAGGAACAACTGATGATTATTATCGACGGGCAGCAATCGGAATATGCCGCGAACCATTTTGAAAACCTGGAGGAATTGCTCGACAAGGTCACCCAGGACGAACACTTCCAGGATCGGATTATCACGGATGTGCGGCTCAATGACGAGATTTTTTCTGAAATCTATCCCCACCAGGCCGAGGATATCGAGCGGGATGAACTCCAGAAGGTGGAGATTGTTTCCGTATCCAAGTTGGAGATGGGCCGGCAGATTGTCAAGGAAATGACCAAGGTTGTTTCCCTCATGAGTCAGGGAGCCAGGCAGATTGCAGACCTGTTCCGGCAGGCCGAGGATCTGGAAGCCCTGGCTACCTATCAGGACCTTCTGGAAGTGGCCCGGGATTTTCTGAACATGGTCGGCAGTCTGCAGGAAGAGCTTGGTCTGTCAGGCAGTAAGGATATGGACGAAGTCCTTGCAAGCTTTTCAAGTTTGCTGACCGAAATGATCGAGGTCCAGGAAAACGAGGACTGGGTGCTTTTGGCCGATCTTCTGGAGTACGAATTTCTGCCTGTGGTCGAAAAATGGCTGCCCATCATTCATGATGTGGACAAGAGCCTCCAGTAGGTTCCTTTCCCTTTTTGGGTTTCAGACGGATGATGTCTTGCCATGGGTTATGGTATGAAAGATACGGATACACTTGTTCAGCAGGCCTTTGATCTTGGGGAGCTGGAACTTGCCTGCCTGCGGGCAGGCGACATGAACCAGGCCGGCTCCATGGCCCGGGAACGCAAGGCTCTTGTGGAGCGTCTATGCGCCTTGAAGGCGCACGCAGGGCTTGCCCGCAAGCTCCGGCAGCTGCAAAAGCAGCAGACGCGTCTGACCCATGAGGCCCGTGAACTTCAGGAACGTCTGAAACAGGAACTCCTGAGGGTGCGGGGTCAGAGCAAACGGTATGGCGGGTATCGCAATGCCGCGACCGTTACCTCTCCGTCCAGCCGTTTTCTCAACAAACGGGGATAGCCTTAGGCCTGCCCAGGTATTCCTGTTGCACAATATCATTGGACAAACCGACCCATACTGCTGTTCCGGGTCGGTTTTGCCGTTTTGGGCACCATGTCCGTTACCGTGTGGCATGAAGAAGGGGCGGACGTGTTCCAGTGATTCCCGGAAGCTTGATGCAACGGGGTTGAGCCATCGCCTTATGGCAAGCTCTGTTTGACACGGCCACGTGCGACACAGAATTGCAAAAAGCCCGCTTCGGCCGACAGGGAGAGAACAATACAGCATGCCACCACGACCACCCCGGGAAGATTCAGGAACAGGGGCAGGGTGAGCATGGATCCCACCAGAACCGATGCGCTGACCATAACGGCATAGGTGACGGTTGTGGTGTGGCGGTTGCTGACCAGAATGCCGCGAAACCAGGCAATGGTCACGGTCAGCAGGGGAACCATGGCGAGAATGAGCAAGGGCGAACGGACAAAGGAGAGCAGGTGATCGGAAAGGCCTGAAACCCACCCGAACCAGAGCCAGCGGAGTGGTTGGGACAGGGCTGCAGAGAAAAAGCACAGGGTCAGGGTCAGCCCCAGAATCCAAGTGAACTGTTGGAGCTTCGGATACCCTCCCTTGCGGGGAAGCAGGGCTACAACCGCCTCCTGGTAGGAAAAACACGGGGTCTGAAACAAGGCCATGAATCCCGTGAGCACCGGCCAGATGGCCAGGGATTCCAGGGGATGGTCCATTCTGGCCAGTCCGATGGACATGATCGGCTGGACGGCCAGGGCGATCATGGAGGTCAGGGCCAGGGGAACATAGAACCCGAGAAGCCGTCTCCATGTGAGCACCTGGTCAGTGCTTGTCGGGATTTCACGGGCCACCACATTGCGGGCAAAAAACCAGGTGACAACAGCTCCGGTAATGACTCCGAGGCTCAAGGCCATGGCGCCCAGACAGGCACCCGGAAGAACAGGAAAGACACTGCCGACCCCCAGGGTAATGGCAATGGCCACCAGTCGGCTTGTCATGGTCAGGGGGATGATGGATGTGTGGCCGTAGCCGATGAGGATGCCCTGCCAGAGGCGCCTGTAGGCGATGGCAACGGTCCAGGGGGTCATGATCAGAAAGGCGGACCGGGTGGTTTCCACGATTTCTTTTGGCGCATGAATGATCCCGCAGACAATGCCGTCGAAAAGCGGGGTGATGGCAACCAGCAGATGCACAAGGGAAAGGGACCAGCCCGCAAGGTGGGTAAAGGCAAGAAGTCGGTTGTACGATTGCCTGTCCTTGGCCAGAACATTGGCCGCCGAAAGCAGCTGGATGATGGGGGCTTCAATGATCAGGGAAAGGGCAAAGGTCAGCCCGAAGGCGGCCAGATTTTCCTTGATCCCGGGCAACCTGGCTATCACCGCGGCAATGGCCGGCTGTTCAACGCCCATCATCAGCCACACCAGGGCCAGGGGAAGCCAGAATCGGAAGATGAGGGGCAGGGTGAGGGTGTCGTTTTTGGGCATGGTCGAACAGGAACAGGGCTTGTACGATGCGCCTGCCCAATTGTCTTGTGCAGGCTGTTCGGGTGGTTATGTCTGGTGTATCCGTATGTTGGCAGTCATGTGCTTTGGAATGTTCGTGCATCCTGTGCAGGGAGGCAAGCTGCGGGTGCTCTCAGGGATTTACAGGGCGCTTTTGGCGGGAGCCAGCCTTAGAGGAACCCGGGTGCATTGGCAAGCCGCGGCAGGCATACATGATTTGTTGATGGGCGCGTATTTGGCTTTGGGTGGCATTGATGGTAGTTGTACCGGGCCCAAGGGATACAGGGCGTAGTGGGGTGAGTGTTTCAGGCCCTGCGTTCGCTGGTTCCGGGCTGGATAGGGTGATTTCACAAACAACAGGTTGTTTCCGGAGGCGATCATGGCAACCTCTCTGGTCATTCAGCTCGCACGGTTCGGGGATCTGGTGCAGACCAAGCGCCTTGTTGCCTCGTTGACTTCCAGGCCGGGTGATGAGGTGTGCCTGGTTGTTGATCATTCCCTGCGTGAACTGGCCAAACTGCTTTATCCCCATGTCGGGGTATACAGTATTCAGGCCCATGGCGGTGGTCACGTTCAAGACAGTACCTTTGTGCGGAAGATGATCGCTTCTTGCACCGAGCTCCGCGCACTTGATGCCGATTGCGTGTATAATCTCAATTTTTCAGGCTTGAACATGGCCCTGTCGTCTTTGTTCGATCCGGGCATTGTTCGGGGATACCGGCTGGAACAGGGGCAGTGGCGCAAGGATGCATGGGCTCACATGGGCTTTCGCCTTGCAAGCCGCAGGCAGAGTTCCCCTCTCAACCTGGTGGATCTGTGGGCCGGGTATGCCCGGGATCCCATTGATCCCGCAAAGGTCAATCCCCCTGCCACAGCCCATGGAGGGGGAATCGGCGTGGTTTTGGCCGGTCGGGACCCCCGTCGTTCTCTGGATACCAGGACGCTGGCTCTTTTGACGTCGGCGGCCCTGGAGCGCGTTGGTCACGGTCCGATTGTCCTTTTGGGAACCCGGGCCGAATCCCGCATGGCCAGGGACCTGCAGTCTTTGCTTCGTCCAGCCGTGGCCCGGGAGGTCAGCGATCTGACCGGAAGGACCCATTGGCAGGGATTGATGGAGCATGTTCAAAAGCTGGATCTGCTTCTTACTCCTGATACCGGTACCATGCATCTGGCCGCTCATCTGGGTGTTCCGGTCATGGCCTTTTTCCTGGCATCGGCCTGGTGTCACGAGACCGGGCCCTACGGAAAGGGGCATGTGGTGGTCCAATCGGTCCAGGAATGCGCTCCATGCAAGGAGGGACACAGGTGTCCGCATCAGGTTTGCTGCGTCGCGTCCTTTGCTTCGCGTTCCCTGCTCCGCTATGTTTCCGGGCGATCAATCAGGGACTGGCCCCGTGACCTGGCACTTTATGCATCCGGATTCGACAGGCTGGGTAGTGTTTTTCACGTCCTTGCCGGTGACGACCTGGCCCGGGATGAACGTGCTGCCTTGCGTGAGCTTGTAACCATTCACAACCATCTCAAAACCTTGCTCGACCATCCAGCATCTGACGATCTTCTTAAAAGATTGTATCGGGAAAAGGATTGGATGGTGCATGCCTCCGGCACGGTTTGCTGATGGGAGTCATGGCAAGCGGTCTTTTTTTTCGCACATCCCAATACGTGTGCATGGCTTTGGTTTCGAGAACCCATGATTTCTTCTGCAACGACCGGGTGTTGCCGGTCGTTCTGCCCTGCGAGCAACCATGATGACCACATCCTCTTCCCTCCGTGTTCTTGTTATCCTGCCCTTTTACGGCGGTTCCCTGCCCATTGGCCGTTATTGCGTGAGTGCGTTGCGATCCATGGGCCATCTGGCGGAACCCTTTGAGGCTCCCGACTTTTTTGACGGATACAATGCTTTGGAAACCCTTCGGGTGGGCATGGACCGGCTGGAATACCTGCAAAACAGTTATCTTCAGCTTGTGTCCACGGCCGTGCTGGCCAAGGTGGAAACGTTCGAGCCGGACCTTGTTCTGGCTCTGGCCCAGGCTCCCCTGAGCAGGCAGGCTCTGAAACGGTTGCGCCGGGACAGGGTCCCCACGGTCATGTGGTTCGTGGAGGATTATTCCGTGTTCACCTATTGGCGCGGCTTTGCTCCGCTGTACGATTATTTCGCCATCATCCAGAAACAGCCTTTTGAACAGGAACTGGAAAAGATCGGAGTGACCAAACATCTCTACCTGCCCCTGGCTGCCCAGCCTGATTTTCATCAGCCGGTCCCCCTTACGCCTGCCGAACAGCGGATTTATGGCAGTGACATTTCTTTTCTGGGGGCCGGATATCCCAACCGGAGGTTGGCCTTCAGGGAACTGCTTGGGTATGATTTCAAAATATGGGGCAACGAATGGGATGGAGAATCGGCATTGCAGGGGGTTGTGCAGCGCGACGGGGCCAGGATTTCTCCCCAGGAGTGCGTCAAGATCTTCAATGC
The Desulfoplanes formicivorans DNA segment above includes these coding regions:
- a CDS encoding glycosyltransferase family 9 protein gives rise to the protein MATSLVIQLARFGDLVQTKRLVASLTSRPGDEVCLVVDHSLRELAKLLYPHVGVYSIQAHGGGHVQDSTFVRKMIASCTELRALDADCVYNLNFSGLNMALSSLFDPGIVRGYRLEQGQWRKDAWAHMGFRLASRRQSSPLNLVDLWAGYARDPIDPAKVNPPATAHGGGIGVVLAGRDPRRSLDTRTLALLTSAALERVGHGPIVLLGTRAESRMARDLQSLLRPAVAREVSDLTGRTHWQGLMEHVQKLDLLLTPDTGTMHLAAHLGVPVMAFFLASAWCHETGPYGKGHVVVQSVQECAPCKEGHRCPHQVCCVASFASRSLLRYVSGRSIRDWPRDLALYASGFDRLGSVFHVLAGDDLARDERAALRELVTIHNHLKTLLDHPASDDLLKRLYREKDWMVHASGTVC
- a CDS encoding CgeB family protein, with product MTTSSSLRVLVILPFYGGSLPIGRYCVSALRSMGHLAEPFEAPDFFDGYNALETLRVGMDRLEYLQNSYLQLVSTAVLAKVETFEPDLVLALAQAPLSRQALKRLRRDRVPTVMWFVEDYSVFTYWRGFAPLYDYFAIIQKQPFEQELEKIGVTKHLYLPLAAQPDFHQPVPLTPAEQRIYGSDISFLGAGYPNRRLAFRELLGYDFKIWGNEWDGESALQGVVQRDGARISPQECVKIFNATKINLNLHSSIKKDTLVGDGDFVNPRTFELACCGGFQLVDRRSLLPELFAEDEMATFGSMEELFRKIDHFLAHPQERERFAKRARDRVLRDHTYAVRMQTLIDYIAADRADWPARRDDAAGWATRLDEDLRSELKGLLERLQLPLSSSFKDIVWAIRQQQGRLSRVETAILFLDEWKKQYGGEE